In the Populus trichocarpa isolate Nisqually-1 chromosome 1, P.trichocarpa_v4.1, whole genome shotgun sequence genome, one interval contains:
- the LOC7483248 gene encoding cytokinin riboside 5'-monophosphate phosphoribohydrolase LOG8, whose amino-acid sequence MGKFTRVCVFCGSKSGNKKIFSDAALDLGRQLVERKMDLVYGGGSVGLMGLVSQTVYDGGSHVLGIIPTALVPIEISGETVGEVLIVSDMHERKAEMARRADAFIALPGGYGTFEELLEMITWSQLGIHNKPVGLLNVDGYYDSLLGLFDKSVEEGFVNASARNIVVSARTARELIQRMEDYIPVHEQVTSNQSCNVEECNANF is encoded by the exons ATGGGAAAGTTCACAAGGGTTTGTGTCTTTTGTGGAAGTAAGTCAGGGAATAAAAAGATATTCAGTGATGCAGCCCTTGATCTTGGAAGACAACTG GTTGAGAGGAAGATggatttagtgtatggaggagggaGTGTTGGATTGATGGGGCTTGTTTCTCAAACAGTTTATGATGGCGGGAGTCATGTTTTAGG AATTATACCAACAGCTCTTGTACCAATTGAG ATTTCAGGTGAAACTGTTGGAGAAGTATTAATTGTATCCGATATGCATGAAAGGAAGGCAGAGATGGCTCGGAGAGCTGATGCTTTCATTGCTCTTCCTG GAGGGTATGGAACCTTCGAGGAGTTGCTTGAGATGATAACTTGGTCTCAGCTTGGAATCCATAACAAGCCA GTGGGACTGTTAAATGTTGATGGGTACTATGATAGCTTGCTTGGATTATTTGACAAAAGTGTAGAAGAAGGATTTGTTAATGCTTCTGCAAGGAACATTGTCGTGTCTGCAAGGACTGCTAGAGAGCTAATCCAGAGAATGGAG GATTATATACCTGTCCATGAACAAGTGACATCAAATCAAAGCTGCAATGTAGAAGAGTGCAATGCAAATTTTTAG
- the LOC18094286 gene encoding uncharacterized protein LOC18094286, which produces MKETNPGADPIGQNLIKLISNVCFSVFVFSVLIFTVIAITYQPPDPWLESAPALTKLFTQTENATFKIDDTVAKTGEDLQTEIARAVSPTADIKPITEEVIEKEEVEVSNMTLKSSGCEDLEVVNCSDPRVLITVEKFNLRLFKSIVFLDYQTPVNGSKQDECDVSWRFRNKKEKSWRKYRDFRRFKFAIGENCSYKIVHAGGWHSGINARRMRTRVNSTRSGGNNPRAAPLVRDDEINDTIPSLGSETNFRKGKYLYYSRGGDYCKGMNHYMWSFLCGLGEAMYLNRTFVMDLSICLAGNYNPDGKDQEGKDFRFYFDFEHLKEEASIVEEGEFLRGWKKWDRSHKKKVPVKKVVTHKMTPMQLRKDKSTVIWRQFDGQEPENYWYRVCEGQAAKYIQRPWYALWKSKRLMNIVTDISGRMDWDFDAVHVIRGEKAQNKVLWPHLDADTSPDALVAKLQGMIQPWRNLYIATNEPFYNYFDKLRSHFKVHLLDDYKELWGNTSDWYNETMLLNSGRPVEFDGYMRVAVDTEVLYRGKTRVETFYNLTSDCKDGINTC; this is translated from the coding sequence ATGAAAGAAACTAATCCTGGAGCTGATCCTATAGGGCAGAACCTGATAAAGCTGATAAGTAATGTGTGTTTCTCAGTGTTTGTGTTCTCAGTTTTGATATTTACTGTTATTGCAATCACTTACCAACCACCAGATCCATGGCTGGAATCCGCTCCGGCTTTAACAAAACTCTTTACGCAAACTGAGAATGCTacttttaaaattgatgatACTGTTGCCAAAACTGGCGAGGATTTGCAAACTGAGATTGCCCGTGCAGTTTCTCCTACCGCGGATATTAAACCAATTACCGAGGAGGTGATTGAGAAAGAGGAGGTGGAAGTGAGCAATATGACCCTCAAATCATCTGGTTGTGAGGATTTGGAGGTAGTGAATTGTTCAGACCCGAGGGTTTTGATTACAGTTGAGAAGTTCAATTTGAGGCTGTTTAAGTCAATTGTGTTTTTGGATTATCAAACTCCTGTTAATGGATCGAAGCAGGACGAGTGTGATGTGTCATGGAGGTTTAGGAATAAGAAGGAGAAGTCGTGGAGGAAATATAGGGATTTTAGGAGGTTTAAGTTTGCAATTGGAGAGAATTGTTCTTACAAAATTGTGCATGCCGGTGGTTGGCATTCTGGTATTAATGCCAGGAGGATGAGGACAAGAGTTAATTCCACTAGGAGTGGTGGAAATAATCCGAGAGCTGCACCATTGGTTCGGGATGATGAGATTAATGACACAATCCCAAGCTTGGGATCAGAAACGAACTTTAGAAAAGGGAAGTACTTGTATTATTCAAGAGGAGGGGATTATTGCAAGGGAATGAATCATTACATGTGGAGTTTCTTGTGTGGGTTGGGGGAGGCTATGTATTTGAACAGGACATTTGTCATGGACTTGAGTATATGCTTGGCAGGTAATTATAATCCGGATGGGAAGGATCAGGAGGGGAAGgattttaggttttattttgattttgagcaTCTTAAGGAGGAGGCGTCAATTGTTGAAGAGGGTGAATTTTTGAGAGGTTGGAAGAAATGGGATCGCTCCCATAAGAAGAAAGTTCCAGTTAAGAAGGTCGTGACCCATAAGATGACACCCATGCAACTAAGGAAAGACAAGAGCACAGTCATATGGAGGCAGTTTGATGGTCAGGAGCCAGAAAACTATTGGTATAGGGTGTGTGAAGGGCAAGCTGCAAAGTACATTCAGAGGCCATGGTATGCGCTTTGGAAATCAAAGAGATTGATGAATATAGTTACAGACATCAGTGGGAGAATGGACTGGGATTTTGATGCGGTTCATGTGATTCGTGGGGAGAAAGCGCAGAATAAAGTGCTCTGGCCACATTTGGATGCTGATACATCACCTGATGCACTCGTTGCAAAGCTTCAAGGGATGATTCAGCCTTGGAGGAATCTGTATATAGCAACCAATGAACCATTCTACAATTACTTCGATAAACTGAGGTCTCACTTCAAGGTCCATTTACTTGATGATTACAAGGAATTATGGGGAAATACAAGTGATTGGTACAATGAGACAATGCTTTTGAACAGTGGTCGTCCTGTTGAGTTTGATGGATACATGAGAGTTGCTGTGGATACTGAGGTTCTTTACAGAGGAAAGACTCGTGTGGagacattttataatttaaccaGTGACTGCAAGGATGGAATCAATACATGCTGA
- the LOC7457701 gene encoding IQ domain-containing protein IQM2 translates to MVVVKGSVSINRGELERTMPITGSPLKKETDAITKSVSINNKEMDHQPLNLDNHSFETIQKLRIFYPTSPEHQAAVRLQKVYKSYRTRRILADCAILVDQSWWELLDFAELKWISISFFDIKKHQAAISRWSRGKKKAGRVGKGLSSDDNAQKLVDKHWLEAIDPRHRYGHNLQFYYERWLDTKSRQPFFYWLDIGEGKEVNLEACPRSKFQKQCIKYLGPTERKAYEVVIEQGKLLYKMTGELIHTTEDAKSIFVLDTSKTLYVGKKKKGTFQHSSFLAGGVTTAAGRLIVETGILKAVWPHSGHYWPTQEKFQDFLSFLRENNVDLTHVETSALDEEDRMLCKGRSSDCLRSNPLDQNH, encoded by the exons ATGGTTGTAGTCAAAGGATCTGTTAGTATTAACAGGGGAGAATTGGAAAGAACGATGCCAATTACAGGTTCTCCTTTGAAGAAAGAAACGGATGCCATTACCAAGTCTGTTAGTATTAACAACAAAGAAATGGATCATCAGCCCCTAAACTTAGATAATCATAGCTTCGAGACGATACagaaattgagaattttttatccCACCAGCCCCGAACACCAAGCTGCTGTAAGATTGCAGAAAGTTTACAAAAGCTACCGAACTAGGAGAATACTTGCAGATTGTGCAATTCTTGTCGACCAGAGCTG GTGGGAACTCTTAGATTTTGCTGAACTCAAATggatttctatttctttctttgataTCAAGAAACATCAAGCTGCCATTTCTCGATGGTCacgagggaaaaagaaagctggCAGAGTTGGAAAAGGCTTGTCAAGTGATGACAATGCACAAAAACTTGTTGATAAGCACTGGCTTGAAGCG ATCGATCCACGGCATCGATATGGACATAACCTACAATTCTATTATGAGAGATGGCTTGATACTAAAAGCAGACAACCATTTTTTTACTG GCTAGATATAGGAGAAGGCAAGGAAGTAAATCTTGAAGCATGCCCAAgatcaaaatttcaaaagcaGTGCATCAAGTATCTTGGTCCT ACAGAAAGGAAGGCCTATGAAGTTGTTATAGAGCAGGGCAAGCTCCTCTACAAGATGACAGGGGAGCTTATTCACACAACGGAAGATGCTAAGTCCATTTTTGTCCTTGATACATCTAAGACCTTGTATGTTggcaagaagaagaaaggcaCATTCCAGCATTCTAGCTTCTTGGCTGGAGGAGTCACAACTGCTGCTGGCAGATTAATTGTTGAAACTGGCATTCTTAAG GCAGTTTGGCCTCACAGCGGTCATTATTGGCCTACACAAGAAAAATTTCAAGACTTCCTTTCATTCCTCAGAGAAAACAATGTGGATCTCACACATGTAgag aCAAGTGCTCTGGACGAGGAAGACAGAATGCTTTGTAAAGGAAGAAGCAGCGATTGTCTTAGAAGTAACCCACTGGATCAGAACCACTGA
- the LOC7483250 gene encoding protochlorophyllide-dependent translocon component 52, chloroplastic has translation MEGLRTSSVSSIHIPTSISKTQFTKPKFLNFQFNPVPTSTFSRKTTSTSKLFTTMSSSPSFVSTPEPELEADSQAEKFDWYAHWYPVMPVCDLDKRAPHAKKVMGLDIVVWWDKNESSWRVFNNACPHRMAPLSEGRVDQWGRLQCVYHGWCFNGSGNCNFIPQAPTDGPPVSTSKKACVAVYPSTVHHDIVWFWPNTDPQYKDIILKKQPPFIPELDDPSYIKITGSRDLPYGYEVLIENLMDPAHVPYAHYGIMRTRQPKVKADREGGSPVELSIKKLDIDGFIGNQVQFGINKFIAPCISYADSSPVVDQGDDAIADTEKKPSMQRREALIFFCVPVSPGNSRLIWAIPKNYGVWIAKVPRFIHHSVTNIVLDSDLYLLHLEERKIMEIGASNWQKACFVPAKSDAFVVGFRKWLNKYAGGQVDWRGNYSGTLPPTPPREQLLDRYWSHVVNCPSCNSAYKGLNAVEVILQFASLAFIGIAGATKHNVYTMVAMAVVCFVGSKWLDQFIYKNFHYHDYDHAFR, from the exons ATGGAAGGTTTAAGAACTTCCTCTGTTTCATCAATTCACATCCCAACTTCAATAAGCAAAACCCAATTCACCAAACCCAAGTTCttgaattttcagtttaatccaGTACCCACTTCAACTTTCTcaagaaaaacaacatcaacatcCAAGCTTTTCACAACCATGTCATCATCTCCATCCTTCGTTTCAACACCTGAGCCAGAACTTGAAGCTGACTCTCAAGCAGAGAAGTTTGATTGGTACGCACACTGGTATCCCGTAATGCCAGTTTGTGATTTGGACAAGAGGGCCCCACATGCAAAAAAGGTGATGGGACTTGATATTGTGGTGTGGTGGGACAAGAATGAGAGTTCATGGAGAGTTTTCAACAATGCTTGTCCTCATAGGATGGCACCGTTGTCTGAAGGAAGGGTCGATCAATGGGGAAGGTTACAGTGTGTGTACCATGGTTGGTGTTTTAATGGCTCTGGTAACTGCAACTTCATTCCTCAAGCACCAACTGATGGTCCTCCG GTCTCCACATCTAAGAAAGCGTGTGTAGCAGTTTATCCAAGCACAGTGCATCATGACATCGTGTGGTTTTGGCCAAACACTGATCCACAATACAAAGATATCATTTTGAAGAAACAACCTCCCTTCATCCCAGAATTAGATGATCCATCATATATCAAGATAACGGGTTCCAGAGATTTGCCTTATGG ATACGAAGTCTTGATCGAAAACCTGATGGATCCTGCTCATGTTCCCTATGCACATTATGGAATTATGAGAACACGACAACCAAAAG TGAAGGCAGATAGAGAAGGGGGCAGCCCAGTTGAATTGAGTATCAAGAAACTAGACATAGATGGTTTCATTGGAAATCAAGTCCAGTTTggtattaataaatttatagctCCCTGTATCTCTTATGCTGACAGTAGTCCTGTGGTTGATCAAGGTGATGATGCAATTGCTGATACTGAAAAG AAACCTTCCATGCAACGGAGAGAggccttaattttcttttgtgttcCCGTCAGTCCAGGGAATAGCAGATTGATTTGGGCCATACCAAAAAACTACGGAGTTTGGATTGCCAAAGTTCCACGATTTATTCATCATTCGGTAACCAACATAGTTCTGGATTCAGATCTGTATCTCCTTCATCTGGAG GAGCGCAAGATAATGGAAATTGGCGCTTCCAACTGGCAGAAGGCTTGTTTTGTGCCAGCAAAATCAGATGCTTTTGTGGTTGGTTTCAGAAAATGGTTAAACAAGTATGCTGGTGGTCAAGTTGATTGGAGGGGCAACTACAGTGGAACTCTTCCCCCAACTCCTCCTAGAGAACAGCTGTTGGACAG GTATTGGTCGCATGTAGTAAACTGTCCCAGTTGCAATTCTGCATACAAGGGTCTCAATGCAGTAGAGGTTATTCTGCAATTTGCTTCTCTAGCTTTCATTGGGATTGCTGGTGCAACTAAGCACAATGTATATACAATGGTAGCAATGGCAGTAGTATGCTTTGTAGGTTCAAAATGGCTGGATCAATTCATCTACAAGAACTTCCATTACCATGACTACGATCATGCTTTTCGCTGA
- the LOC7457703 gene encoding protochlorophyllide-dependent translocon component 52, chloroplastic, giving the protein MELVRTYSVSTIHVPTSISKTQFTKPNFLNFQFNPIPSSCLLRIHGKTASKSKLFTISPSPSSVSTDSIGPPEPEVEVETKREKFDWYAQWYPLMPVCDLDKRVPHAKKVLGLDVVVWWDRNESEWKVFDDTCPHRLAPLSEGRIDQWGRLQCVYHGWCFNGSGDCKLIPQAPPDGPPVHTFKKACVAAYPSTLHHDIVWFWPNTDPQYKDIILKKQPPFIPELEDPSYTRTMGNRDIAYGYDVLVENLMDPAHVPYAHYGIMRTQTPKVKVDREGGRPVALSVKKLDINGFDGDQEWGISKFIAPCIFYAYTKPLENQGNGAASSAGTRKPSAQRKMALIFICIPVSPGNSRLIWVFPRNFGVWIDKVVPRWIFHVGQNLILDSDLYLLHVEERKIMDAGPANWQKACFVPTKSDALVVGFRRWLNKYAGGEVDWKGKYSGALPPTPPREQLMDRYWSHVVNCRSCNAAHKGLNALEVVLQVASLAFVGIVAATKQNVMSLAARNTMIAMAVVCFAGSKLLAHFIYKNFHYQDYNHAFR; this is encoded by the exons ATGGAACTTGTAAGAACTTACTCTGTCTCAACAATTCATGTCCCAACTTCAATAAGCAAAACCCAATTTACCAAACccaatttcttgaattttcagtttaatccaATACCCAGTTCATGCCTCTTACGAATTCATGGAAAAACAGCATCAAAATCCAAGCTTTTTACCatatcaccatcaccatcctcCGTTTCAACAGACTCGATAGGCCCACCTGAGCCAGAGGTTGAGGTTGAAACTAAACGAGAGAAGTTTGATTGGTATGCTCAGTGGTATCCACTCATGCCAGTTTGTGATCTGGATAAAAGGGTGCCACATGCAAAGAAAGTGTTGGGTCTTGATGTTGTGGTGTGGTGGGATAGGAATGAGAGTGAATGGAAGGTCTTTGATGATACTTGTCCTCATAGGTTGGCTCCATTGTCTGAAGGAAGGATTGATCAGTGGGGGAGGTTGCAGTGTGTGTACCATGGTTGGTGCTTCAATGGCTCTGGTGACTGCAAGCTCATCCCTCAAGCACCTCCGGATGGTCCTcca GTCCACACATTCAAGAAAGCATGTGTAGCTGCTTATCCAAGCACTTTGCATCATGACATTGTATGGTTTTGGCCGAACACTGATCCACAATacaaagatattattttgaagaaacaaCCGCCCTTCATCCCAGAATTGGAAGATCCATCCTATACCAGAACAATGGGAAATAGAGATATTGCATACGG GTATGATGTCTTGGTTGAAAACCTGATGGATCCTGCTCATGTTCCCTATGCACACTATGGAATCATGAGAACACAAACACCGAAAG TGAAGGTTGATAGAGAAGGGGGCAGACCTGTTGCATTGAGTGTCAAGAAACTAGACATAAATGGTTTTGATGGAGATCAGGAGTGGGGTATTAGTAAATTTATCGCACCATGTATCTTTTATGCCTATACTAAACCTTTGGAGAATCAAGGTAATGGAGCTGCATCGTCAGCTGGGACCAGAAAG CCTTCTGCACAACGGAAAATGGCCTTAATTTTTATCTGCATTCCAGTTAGTCCAGGAAATAGCAGATTGATATGGGTCTTTCCTAGAAACTTTGGAGTTTGGATTGATAAAGTTGTTCCAAGATGGATTTTTCATGTGGGACAAAACCTAATTCTGGATTCAGACCTGTATCTTCTTCATGTGGAG GAGCGCAAGATCATGGATGCTGGCCCTGCAAACTGGCAAAAGGCTTGTTTTGTGCCAACAAAATCGGATGCCCTTGTGGTTGGTTTCAGAAGATGGTTAAACAAGTATGCTGGTGGTGAAGTTGATTGGAAAGGCAAGTACAGTGGGGCTCTTCCCCCAACTCCTCCCAGAGAACAGCTGATGGACAG GTACTGGTCCCATGTGGTAAACTGCCGCAGTTGCAATGCTGCACACAAGGGCCTCAATGCTCTAGAGGTTGTTCTGCAAGTCGCTTCTCTAGCTTTCGTTGGGATTGTTGCTGCAACCAAGCAGAATGTCATGTCACTAGCTGCAAGAAATACTATGATAGCAATGGCAGTAGTATGCTTTGCAGGATCAAAATTGTTGGCTCACTTCATCTACAAAAACTTCCATTACCAGGACTACAATCATGCTTTTCGCTGA
- the LOC112323275 gene encoding HVA22-like protein f isoform X3 — protein sequence MGVLGVVAKRLDAFVGPGIMLVFPLYASLRAIESPSSLDDQQWLTYWIIYSFISIFELSFWRILVWLPFWPYMKLLFCMWLVLPVFSGASYIYMNFVRKYVKFGGTVNGDYPEERKKVLQMLSLDARIAVNQYADKNGWSAVEKAIKAAEREVKKSY from the exons ATGGGTGTTCTTGGTGTAGTTGCAAAGCGTTTGGATGCATTTGTCGG GCCCGGAATCATGCTTGTTTTTCCACT GTATGCATCATTGCGAGCCATCGAAAGCCCTTCATCTCTTGATGACCAACAGTGGCTAACCTATTGGATAATATACTCTTTCATTTCCATTTTCGAGTTATCATTTTGGAGAATCCTAGTTTG GCTACCCTTCTGGCCATACATGAAGTTGTTGTTTTGTATGTGGCTGGTACTGCCCGTTTTCAGTGGGGCTTCATATATCTATATGAACTTTGTGAGGAAGTATGTGAAGTTTGGTGGCACAGTGAATGGGGATTAcccagaagaaagaaagaaggttcTCCAGATGCTGAGCCTTGATGCAAGGATTGCAGTGAACCAATATGCCGATAAAAATGGATGGAGTGCTGTTGAAAAAGCTATCAAAGCT GCTGAAAGAGAAGTAAAGAAGAGCTATTGA
- the LOC112323275 gene encoding HVA22-like protein f isoform X2, whose amino-acid sequence MAQRTEIKHFNMGVLGVVAKRLDAFVGPGIMLVFPLYASLRAIESPSSLDDQQWLTYWIIYSFISIFELSFWRILVWLPFWPYMKLLFCMWLVLPVFSGASYIYMNFVRKYVKFGGTVNGDYPEERKKVLQMLSLDARIAVNQYADKNGWSAVEKAIKAAEREVKKSY is encoded by the exons ATGGCTCAAAG GACAGAGATTAAGCATTTCAACATGGGTGTTCTTGGTGTAGTTGCAAAGCGTTTGGATGCATTTGTCGG GCCCGGAATCATGCTTGTTTTTCCACT GTATGCATCATTGCGAGCCATCGAAAGCCCTTCATCTCTTGATGACCAACAGTGGCTAACCTATTGGATAATATACTCTTTCATTTCCATTTTCGAGTTATCATTTTGGAGAATCCTAGTTTG GCTACCCTTCTGGCCATACATGAAGTTGTTGTTTTGTATGTGGCTGGTACTGCCCGTTTTCAGTGGGGCTTCATATATCTATATGAACTTTGTGAGGAAGTATGTGAAGTTTGGTGGCACAGTGAATGGGGATTAcccagaagaaagaaagaaggttcTCCAGATGCTGAGCCTTGATGCAAGGATTGCAGTGAACCAATATGCCGATAAAAATGGATGGAGTGCTGTTGAAAAAGCTATCAAAGCT GCTGAAAGAGAAGTAAAGAAGAGCTATTGA
- the LOC112323275 gene encoding HVA22-like protein f isoform X1, producing the protein MHKIWSFHRELWAGCLCDSGMAQRTEIKHFNMGVLGVVAKRLDAFVGPGIMLVFPLYASLRAIESPSSLDDQQWLTYWIIYSFISIFELSFWRILVWLPFWPYMKLLFCMWLVLPVFSGASYIYMNFVRKYVKFGGTVNGDYPEERKKVLQMLSLDARIAVNQYADKNGWSAVEKAIKAAEREVKKSY; encoded by the exons ATGCATAAGATCTGGTCATTTCACAGGGAGTTGTGGGCTGGATGTTTGTGTGATTCGGGCATGGCTCAAAG GACAGAGATTAAGCATTTCAACATGGGTGTTCTTGGTGTAGTTGCAAAGCGTTTGGATGCATTTGTCGG GCCCGGAATCATGCTTGTTTTTCCACT GTATGCATCATTGCGAGCCATCGAAAGCCCTTCATCTCTTGATGACCAACAGTGGCTAACCTATTGGATAATATACTCTTTCATTTCCATTTTCGAGTTATCATTTTGGAGAATCCTAGTTTG GCTACCCTTCTGGCCATACATGAAGTTGTTGTTTTGTATGTGGCTGGTACTGCCCGTTTTCAGTGGGGCTTCATATATCTATATGAACTTTGTGAGGAAGTATGTGAAGTTTGGTGGCACAGTGAATGGGGATTAcccagaagaaagaaagaaggttcTCCAGATGCTGAGCCTTGATGCAAGGATTGCAGTGAACCAATATGCCGATAAAAATGGATGGAGTGCTGTTGAAAAAGCTATCAAAGCT GCTGAAAGAGAAGTAAAGAAGAGCTATTGA
- the LOC112323275 gene encoding HVA22-like protein f isoform X4, which produces MHKIWSFHRELWAGCLCDSGMAQRTEIKHFNMGVLGVVAKRLDAFVGPGIMLVFPLLPFWPYMKLLFCMWLVLPVFSGASYIYMNFVRKYVKFGGTVNGDYPEERKKVLQMLSLDARIAVNQYADKNGWSAVEKAIKAAEREVKKSY; this is translated from the exons ATGCATAAGATCTGGTCATTTCACAGGGAGTTGTGGGCTGGATGTTTGTGTGATTCGGGCATGGCTCAAAG GACAGAGATTAAGCATTTCAACATGGGTGTTCTTGGTGTAGTTGCAAAGCGTTTGGATGCATTTGTCGG GCCCGGAATCATGCTTGTTTTTCCACT GCTACCCTTCTGGCCATACATGAAGTTGTTGTTTTGTATGTGGCTGGTACTGCCCGTTTTCAGTGGGGCTTCATATATCTATATGAACTTTGTGAGGAAGTATGTGAAGTTTGGTGGCACAGTGAATGGGGATTAcccagaagaaagaaagaaggttcTCCAGATGCTGAGCCTTGATGCAAGGATTGCAGTGAACCAATATGCCGATAAAAATGGATGGAGTGCTGTTGAAAAAGCTATCAAAGCT GCTGAAAGAGAAGTAAAGAAGAGCTATTGA